From Malaciobacter mytili LMG 24559:
ATCTCCATTAGTTTGAGAACCAACAATAAATCTTGTAACAGCAGTTACATCATCATTAACTTTAGATTTTAAAGTTAAACCGATTTTATATTTATTATTTGATAAATCTCTATCTGAATCATTATCTCTTGCTTTATCTTCAAAAGCTCTATCATCATATCTATATACTACTGTACCAGATACATCTACATTTTTAATTGCTTCTTCTAAAGCTTTAGCTGAAGAAGTAGTTGAAAGACCAGCAACTGCAACAGCAGCAACTAAACTCATTTTTGCGAATTTTTTCATTTGTTCTCCTAAAATTTCGAAATTTAATAATCAGTTTACCGGAGCGCGCGAACCATCCTAATTTAAGTTATTAGAAACCTATCCCGATACACCGTTACGCAAATTGTACATAAGTAAATTTTAAAGTTTTCTTAAAATATCTTTTTTCAACAGTTTTGCTTATAAATTTAAGCTATATTTTACTTTGTTACACTTACCTTGCAATTAGGCAAAATTTGGGGTTTGCAAATAGTTAGTTTCAATTTAGTTACATTATACTTGTCACGAAGGTGTCTCTTTAAATAAAGAAGAGCATCTTCTATTAATTCAAACTTTTTTTCTATCATAATAGTTTCTATATCTTTTGCAACTAAAGAGTAGTCTATAAATTCACTATTTTTATATTTATATTTTATTTTACAATTTATAACTACTTGTTGAGCCATTTCTCTTTCAAAAGGCAAAATACCAATAATACAATTAAAAGTTAAATCTTTGATTTTTATTTTCATTTAAATAGCTTTCTTTTGATTTGCGAAAACAAAGTCATCATTTAGATAACTTCTTTTTATTCGGAAAACAAAGTCATCATTTAGATAACTTCTTTTTATTCGGAAAACAAAGTCATCATTTAGATAACTTTCTTTTCCTCTCCCCTAACAAGTCTAATAATATTTGGGATATGTTTATAGTAGATAATAAAAGCTATGATATACATAGGAGCATTGCTTCCAACTTCTAAACCATTATTAAAAATTAAAGCACTTAATACCACCCCAGTTAATCCTAAAAGTGAAGATAAAGAAGAGACTTTTAATACTTTTGCACAAAATCCCCAAACAATAGCTCCAATTAGTGTTGGAATAGGAATTAATACCACAAAAACACCAAGTCCTGTTGCTACACCTTTCCCACCTTCTAATCCTAAGTAAATAGAATAACAGTGCCCTAATACAGCAAGTACTGCAATAGCCCATAAAGTTTCAATAGGAGTATTTAAACTCATTGCTACAAGTAAAACAGCTGTTCCTTTTAACGCATCTAAGATTACAGTTGCAATTCCAAGTTTTTTTGCTAAGCTTGGATTTGTTTGCTTAACTACTCTTAATACATTTGTAGCTCCAATAGAACCACTCCCTGCACTTTTAATATCCACTTTAGCAAATACTTTTGCCAAAATTAGTCCAAATGGAATTGAACCAAATAGATATGCTGCAAGATAAAAAAGTAGATTTGAATTAGATAAAAAATCCATTTATTACCTTTGTTATTTTTTTTGATTTTTTAATTAAATGGATTATAACTAAAATTTTGTTATATTCTCATTTAGTTAATAACAGGGTAATTTTACCCCTTTAGATATATTAAAGGTATTATTTTGAATTTAAAAGAAGAGATTTTAAAACTAAAAGAGAAGTTAGATGTAACAGTTGTTGCTCACTTCTATCAAAGAGATGAAGTATTTGAATTAGCAGACATAACAGGTGACTCTTTAGAATTAGCAAAAAAATCTATGGAGGCAACTTCTAAATATATTCTTTTTTGTGGAGTTGGTTTTATGGGTGAGGGAGTTAAAATATTAAGTCCCGAAAAAAGAGTTCTAATGCCAAAAATTGCTTGCTGTGCAATGGCAAGAATGATAGATGTAGATTATTTTGATGAAAGTGTTGAAAAATTAAATAAAGCTGGAATTACAAAAGATGATATTTTACCAATTACTTATATAAACTCAAGTGCTGCTGTAAAAGCAAGAGTTGGAGAAATGGGTGGATTAGTATGTACTTCTTCTAATGCTTATAAAATTATTCAAAAAGGTTTACAATCAGGTAAAAAAATACTTTTTGTTCCAGATAGATGTCTTGGACAAAATTTTGCAAAAGCTATGAATTTAAAATCAGCAGTAATTGGAGATGGTACTAATTTACATGAAGCAGATATTATCTGTTACAATGGTTTTTGTTCTGTTCATCAACAATTTACAGTTGAAGATGTGGAATTTTATAGGGAAAAATATGAAGATATTCTAATAGCAGTTCATCCAGAGTGCGATCCAAGTGTTTGTGATGTGGCTGATTTTGTTGGTTCAACTTCACAACTTATAAAATATATAAAAGAGTTGCCTATTGAACAAAAAGTAGCAGTTGGAACAGAGTTTAATATGGTAAATAGATTAAGAAAAGAAAATACTTATATCTTAAGTTCAACAAAGCCAGAGTGTCCAACGATGAATGAAACTACACTTGAAGATTTATATAAAACTTTAAAAGATATAGAAAAAGACCAAAAAGAGCCTTATGCGTCTGAAATTTTAATAGATGAAGATAGAGCGCAATGGGCAAGAGTTGCTTTACAGAGGATGTTTGAAGTATGATTAATATAAAAAAGTTTGTTAAAAACGCTATTATTGAAGATAATGGTAGAGGGGATTTATTTTTTGATGTTGCCCCTAAAGGAAGATTTACTGCTAGAGTAATTTCAAAAGATGATGGTGTTATTGCAGGAGTTAAATATGCAAAAGTTCTTGCAAGAACAGAAAAATTTGAATGTAAATTTTTAAAAAGAGATGGTGATAGGGTTAAAAAAGGTGAAATAATTGCTGAACTTGAAGGGAAAGCTTCTATTTTACTTTCTAGTGAAAGAACTTTTTTAAATATTTTACAACATGCAAGTGGAATTGCAACTCAAGCAAGTAAATATGTTGAACTTATTAAAGATTTAGATGTGGTTTTACTTGATACAAGAAAAACAAGACCCCAATTAAGAGATTTTGAAAAATATGCAAGTAGAGTAGGTGGTGCGATTAATCATAGACTTGGGCTTGATGATTGCCTAATGCTAAAAGATACTCACTTAAAAACAATTGAGAATTTAAAAGAGTTTATTTTAAAAGCAAGAAAAAGAATCTCTTGGGTTACAAAAATAGAAATTGAGTGTGAAACTTTAGATCAAGTTAAAGTTGCTATGGATGCAGGTGCAGATATTATAATGTGTGATAATATGAATCCTGAGCAAATTAAAGAAGTTGTTAGTTTTAGAGATGAAAATTATCCTCATATTTTATTAGAAGCAAGTGGAAATATAAATTTAAATACAATTAGAACATATGCACAAACAGGTGTAGATGCTATTAGTAGTGGAAGTATTATTCATCAAGCAACTTGGCTTGATTTTTCTATGAAGTTTGATTGATGATTAACTTTTGGTTAGTAATTTATTGTTAGAATATAGTAAAGGGCAAAGAGTAGATGAAAAAAGATTTTATACTGGATAATAAACTGGATTTCTCAAGATATAAAGAGGCTTTAGAGTTAATTGAAAAGAGTAGATATATTCTTATTGTAACTCATGTAAATCCAGATGCAGATACAATCTCTTCTGCACTTGCTCTATCAAATCTATTTTATGAAAATAGAATAAAACATAAAGTATTTAATGTTAGTAATGATTTACCACAAAATTTAGATTTTATATCTAGGTTTGACAAAATTACTGATCAATTACCAAATTTTTATGATTTAATCATTAGTGTTGATTGTGGAACATATAAGAGATTTGGAGTAGAATTTCCCAAAGAAATTCCTCTTATAAATATTGACCATCATAAATCAAATAATAATTTTGGAACAATAAATATAGTTGATGCAAATAAAAGCTCAACAGCTGAAATAGTTTATGATTTTTTTAAATTTAATGGTTTATATATAACAAAAGATTCTGCAACAGCATTGTACACAGGTATTTATGATGATTCATTAAGATTTAGTATAGGTAGATGTGATGAAAAGACTTTTGAAAAAGCAAATTTTTTAGTTAAATGTGGGGCAAATCCTTCATATATAGCAAATAAGCTTTTAAGAAGAGATTCCTTGGCTAAATATAGAATAATTCCAAAAGTTTTAGAAAGCTTAGAATTATATGAAGAAGGAACTGTTGCTTCAATTTTGGCACAGCCTCTTTGGTTTAAACAAACAGGTGCACATATAAGAGATTGTGAAGATGTACTTGATATGATTATGAGTATGTCTATTGTTAAAGTTGCAGTATTTTTTAGAATTGTAAATAATGAGACAAGAGTTTCTATTCGTTCAAAAGGACAAATTGATGTGTCTGCAATAGCTTCAAAATTTGAAGGTGGTGGTCATTATAATGCTGCTGGTTGTTGTATTGATACAATAAATTTAGAAGAAGCAAAAAAAATGGTATTAAAGGAAATTTTTGAAACGAAAAAATAATTTTACAGGTATTATTGTATTAGTTGTTTTAGTTGCCATAGCTGGTGGATTTGGGTTTGTTTATTTATCTCCTCAATTTGAACAAAATAAACCAGAAATAAAATTTGAAGAAAAAGAGTATTGGAATTTAAAAGATTCATTAAAAATAAGTATTGATGATAATAGCGGAATTAAACATTATAAAGTTATATATAAAGATGATAATAATGAAAGAGTTTTAGAAGATAAAATTTTAGATGAATTAAAAAATAGTATAGATTTAGAGATAAAACCTCCTAAACTTGATATGTTTTTTAAAGGTGAAAATGTATCAATAATTTTAGAAGCCACTGATAGAAGTAAATGGAATTTTTTTGAAGGTAATAGTATAAGAAAAGAGTATAAAATAAAAATTGATAAAAAAATTCCTGTAGCAAATGTAATTGGAAACTCTTTTGCAATAAGACACGGAGGAAGTGCTTTAGTAATTGTTGAGGTTCATGATGAGAATTTAAAAGATGCTTATATCTCTTTTAATGATGAGGAAAGATTTGATTTAATTCCTTTTTATAAAGAGAATTTTTATATTGCTTTAATTGCTTGGCCTGTTACTATTGAAGAATTTAAAAGAGTAAATCTAATAGCAATTGATAAAGCAAATAATAAAACAATTACAAAAGTTCCTTTATATATAAGAGCATTAAAAGTTAAAAATGACAATATAAAACTTTCTGAAAAATTTGTAAAAGATATAAGTGTAAATGTTTTACAAAAAAGTGGTTTAGATGTTCCATCTACTGTGGAAGAGATTTTTGTAAAAGAAAATAGAATTTTAAGAAAAATGAATACTGATGTTTTAAAAGAGATAACTAGAAAATTTATGAATAAAGATAAAATTGATAGTTTTAGTATAAAACCTTTTAAAAGATTAGAAGGCTCAAAAACAGTTGCAGGATATGCGGATAGAAGACACTACTATTTTAATGATGAAAAAATTGATCAAGCTTGGCACTTAGGAATGGATTGGGCAAGTATTAAAAATGCATCTATAAAAGCAACAAATAGTGGTAAAGTGATTTTTAATGATTATTTAGGAATATATGGTAATACAATTGTAATTGATCATAAACTTGGTTTACAATCTTTATATGCCCATACAAGTAAATCCCATGTAATGGCAGGTGAAGAAGTAAGAGCAAATACAAAAATTGCAAATACAGGAAGTACAGGGGCTGTATTTGGAGATCACTTACACTTTGGAGTTTTAGTTCAAGGAATAGAAGTAAATCCTTTAGAGTGGATGGATAAAGATTGGATTAAAACAAGAATTACAGATGTAATAATAGATGCTAAAAAGGTAATAAATAGCAAATGAAACAAAGAACAATAGCAAAAAGTGTAGAAATTGTAGGAATAGGCCTTCATAAAGGAGTTCCTGTTAAGATGAGATTAGAGCCTCTTGAGGCTAATATGGGAATAATCTTTTATAGAAGTGATGAAGGTATTACAATTCCATTACAAATAGAAAATGTTGTTGATACAAAAATGGCAACAGTTATAGGTAAAGATGGAGTAATTATCTCTACAATTGAACATTTATTATCTGCTGTATATGCTTATGGAATAGATAATTTAAGAGTTGTATTAGATAATGATGAAATTCCAGTTTTAGATGGAAGTTCTTCTGGATATTGTATGCTAATTGAAGAAGCAGGTATAAAAGAACTTGAAGCTTCAAAAAAAGCAATAAAAGTAAAAAAAGAAGTAGAAGTTACTACAAAAGAAGGAAAAAGAGTTGCTTTAAAACCTTCTAATCATATAATTTATGATTTTTCTATTGATTTTGAACATCCTGCAATTGGACAACAAGCATTTAGATTTGATTATTCAATTGAAGAGTATAAAGAAAATATTAGTAGAGCAAGAACTTTTGGTTTTTTACATGAAGTTCAATATTTAAGAAGTATTGGTCTTGCCCTTGGTGGAAGTATGGAAAATGCTATTGTTTTAGATAATACTAAAATCTTAAATCCTGAAGGTTTAAGATATGATGATGAGTTTGTAAGACATAAAATATTAGATGCAATTGGAGATATGGCTTTATTGGGTTATACTTTAGTTGGAGAATATGATGCACATGCAGGAAGTCATCATCTAAATCACCTACTTACAAAAAAATTGTATGAAAGTGAAGAAAACTACGAAATTATTGACTTAGAAGAAGCAGATGAAGAATCAAAAGTATTTCAAACTGCCTATGCAAGAGCATAAGGAAATATATTGATAGAGGTTTTTGTAATTAGTATCTCAAATCCATTATTAATTGGTATATATAATGATAAACAATTAATAGAAGAGATAAAACAAGAGGGAATGACTTCTGATATTCTTCCAATTATTTTTAAAGAAATAATAAATAAATATGACTTAAGAGGGGTCTATTATGTGAACTCTCCCGGGTCATATATGTCAATAAAAGTTAGTTATATTTTTTTAAAAACATTATGTATTACAAAAAAAATACCATTTTTTGCAAGTGATGGTTTTAATTTTAATAATAATTCTCCAATAAAAGCATTGGGTAAAAAATATTTTATAAAAGAAAATGATACTATTAAAGTAGATTTTTTAGATAATGATATTAAAATACACGACTTTAAATTGCCTAATAATTTAAATAATAAATTATTTAGTGAAAATACATTACCAATATATAATTTACCAGCGGTATAAAAAGGAAGAGAGTGAGAGTAAGCGTACCAGCTACAAGTGCAAATATGGGACCAGGATTTGATACATTAGGTGTTGCCCTACAAATTAAAAATCAAGTGGTTATTAAACCTGCAAAATTTCATAGTGTTTCTTTAAAAGGTGAAGGGTCAAATAATCCTGCTTTAAAAGATAATAATATGTTTATCTCGATTTTTAATGATTTTTATCATAATTTATCTAATAGAAGAAGAAATTTTAGATTTGAATTTTATAATGAAATTCCAATGTCAAGAGGATTAGGAAGTTCTTCTGCTGTAATTGTAAGTGCTATTGCTTCAGCATATGCAATAGAAGGAATTGAACTAGAAAAAAGTAAATTACTAAATTTAGCTTTAGCATATGAAAACCATCCAGATAATATTACACCAGCAGTAATGGGTGGATTTAATGTGGCAACTGTTCAAGAAAATGAAGTTAAATTTATCAAAAAAGAAATACCAAAACATTTAAAAGCTATTGTTGTAATACCAAATAGACCTATTTCAACACATTTATCAAGAAAAACATTACCTTATAAATATTCAAAAGATGATGCAGTATTTAATATTTCGCATTCATCACTTTTAACAGCAGCATTTATGAGTGAAAATTGGGAAATGCTAAGAGTTGCTTCTTATGATAAATTTCATCAAAAATATAGAATGAAACAAATGCCAGAACTTTTTGAAGTACAAAAAGCTGCTTTAAATAATGGAGCATTAATGAGTACATTATCAGGTTCAGGCTCTACATTTTTCTCTATGTCTTATGCTGATGATAGCAAAAGAATTGAAAGAGAACTTAGAATTAAATTCCCTCACTTTAAAATATTTAGTACAGATTTTGATAACTATGGTGTTAAGGTAGATAGGTAAAATTTATAAATTAAGAAAAAGTTGGATATAATAATTGGCTGATTTAAAAAGACCTTTACGAATGTGTATAATTTGTAGGGCACGTTTAGAGAAAGAAAAACTATTAAGACTTAAATGCGAAGATAAGAAGCTTATAAAATATAATAATTCCGGAAGAAGTTTTTATCTTTGCAACTCATGTATACAAGAGTATGTAATCAATCAAGAACTTAATAGTAAAAAAGAAAAAAAAATAGAAAAAGCACTTTATGCACAGTGCAAAAATAAAGATGAGTACTTAGTACAACTTAAGGAGATATTAACAGATGTCAGATAAAGTAAGAGTGTATGAAATTGCAGATGAAGCTGGAGCTAGTAGTAATGAAGTTATTAGTAAAGCTAAAGATTTAGGGTATGATTTAAAATCACCTCAAAGTGCAGTATCATATGAAGCGGCAGAAGAAATAGCAAACTATATAATGACTGGTTCAAGCCCAAAATTAAAAGTTAAAACTACAACAAAAGCAAAAAAAGCTGCTCCAAAAAAAGAGAAAAAAGTAGAAGAAGAGAAAATTGAGGAAAATGAAGTTGTAACTTCAGTAAAAAGTTCAGCACCAAAAAAAGAGACAAAAAAAGAAGAGATAGCAAAAACAACACCTACTGAAGAAGAAAAACAGACTGTTAATACTCAACCAGAAGATAAATCAAATAGAATTATTCCTAAAAGAAGAGGTTTAAAAATTGTTAAGAAGAAAAAACCTTCTTTTGAAGATGAAGATGTTATAGAAGAATTAAATATCTCTAAAGATAGTGAAGATGCAGCATCTAAAAAGAAAATGAAATCATTAAGTGAAATTCTAGGTGGATCTGCTGAAGAAGAGAAAACAGTTACTTCTGAAGCACAACCATCAGCTGCAAACCAAGCATCAGCAAAATCAAAAATTAAAAAAGAGAAAAAGAAAGTTCTTCCAAAAGCTCATACTCACGGAACAAAAATTGAATTTGATGATGTAAAAGACTTTAGTGATAGT
This genomic window contains:
- the nadA gene encoding quinolinate synthase NadA → MNLKEEILKLKEKLDVTVVAHFYQRDEVFELADITGDSLELAKKSMEATSKYILFCGVGFMGEGVKILSPEKRVLMPKIACCAMARMIDVDYFDESVEKLNKAGITKDDILPITYINSSAAVKARVGEMGGLVCTSSNAYKIIQKGLQSGKKILFVPDRCLGQNFAKAMNLKSAVIGDGTNLHEADIICYNGFCSVHQQFTVEDVEFYREKYEDILIAVHPECDPSVCDVADFVGSTSQLIKYIKELPIEQKVAVGTEFNMVNRLRKENTYILSSTKPECPTMNETTLEDLYKTLKDIEKDQKEPYASEILIDEDRAQWARVALQRMFEV
- a CDS encoding M23 family metallopeptidase gives rise to the protein MKRKNNFTGIIVLVVLVAIAGGFGFVYLSPQFEQNKPEIKFEEKEYWNLKDSLKISIDDNSGIKHYKVIYKDDNNERVLEDKILDELKNSIDLEIKPPKLDMFFKGENVSIILEATDRSKWNFFEGNSIRKEYKIKIDKKIPVANVIGNSFAIRHGGSALVIVEVHDENLKDAYISFNDEERFDLIPFYKENFYIALIAWPVTIEEFKRVNLIAIDKANNKTITKVPLYIRALKVKNDNIKLSEKFVKDISVNVLQKSGLDVPSTVEEIFVKENRILRKMNTDVLKEITRKFMNKDKIDSFSIKPFKRLEGSKTVAGYADRRHYYFNDEKIDQAWHLGMDWASIKNASIKATNSGKVIFNDYLGIYGNTIVIDHKLGLQSLYAHTSKSHVMAGEEVRANTKIANTGSTGAVFGDHLHFGVLVQGIEVNPLEWMDKDWIKTRITDVIIDAKKVINSK
- the lpxC gene encoding UDP-3-O-acyl-N-acetylglucosamine deacetylase encodes the protein MKQRTIAKSVEIVGIGLHKGVPVKMRLEPLEANMGIIFYRSDEGITIPLQIENVVDTKMATVIGKDGVIISTIEHLLSAVYAYGIDNLRVVLDNDEIPVLDGSSSGYCMLIEEAGIKELEASKKAIKVKKEVEVTTKEGKRVALKPSNHIIYDFSIDFEHPAIGQQAFRFDYSIEEYKENISRARTFGFLHEVQYLRSIGLALGGSMENAIVLDNTKILNPEGLRYDDEFVRHKILDAIGDMALLGYTLVGEYDAHAGSHHLNHLLTKKLYESEENYEIIDLEEADEESKVFQTAYARA
- a CDS encoding DHH family phosphoesterase — translated: MKKDFILDNKLDFSRYKEALELIEKSRYILIVTHVNPDADTISSALALSNLFYENRIKHKVFNVSNDLPQNLDFISRFDKITDQLPNFYDLIISVDCGTYKRFGVEFPKEIPLINIDHHKSNNNFGTINIVDANKSSTAEIVYDFFKFNGLYITKDSATALYTGIYDDSLRFSIGRCDEKTFEKANFLVKCGANPSYIANKLLRRDSLAKYRIIPKVLESLELYEEGTVASILAQPLWFKQTGAHIRDCEDVLDMIMSMSIVKVAVFFRIVNNETRVSIRSKGQIDVSAIASKFEGGGHYNAAGCCIDTINLEEAKKMVLKEIFETKK
- the nadC gene encoding carboxylating nicotinate-nucleotide diphosphorylase gives rise to the protein MINIKKFVKNAIIEDNGRGDLFFDVAPKGRFTARVISKDDGVIAGVKYAKVLARTEKFECKFLKRDGDRVKKGEIIAELEGKASILLSSERTFLNILQHASGIATQASKYVELIKDLDVVLLDTRKTRPQLRDFEKYASRVGGAINHRLGLDDCLMLKDTHLKTIENLKEFILKARKRISWVTKIEIECETLDQVKVAMDAGADIIMCDNMNPEQIKEVVSFRDENYPHILLEASGNINLNTIRTYAQTGVDAISSGSIIHQATWLDFSMKFD
- a CDS encoding dihydroneopterin aldolase, translating into MKIKIKDLTFNCIIGILPFEREMAQQVVINCKIKYKYKNSEFIDYSLVAKDIETIMIEKKFELIEDALLYLKRHLRDKYNVTKLKLTICKPQILPNCKVSVTK
- the thrB gene encoding homoserine kinase, encoding MRVSVPATSANMGPGFDTLGVALQIKNQVVIKPAKFHSVSLKGEGSNNPALKDNNMFISIFNDFYHNLSNRRRNFRFEFYNEIPMSRGLGSSSAVIVSAIASAYAIEGIELEKSKLLNLALAYENHPDNITPAVMGGFNVATVQENEVKFIKKEIPKHLKAIVVIPNRPISTHLSRKTLPYKYSKDDAVFNISHSSLLTAAFMSENWEMLRVASYDKFHQKYRMKQMPELFEVQKAALNNGALMSTLSGSGSTFFSMSYADDSKRIERELRIKFPHFKIFSTDFDNYGVKVDR
- the plsY gene encoding glycerol-3-phosphate 1-O-acyltransferase PlsY gives rise to the protein MDFLSNSNLLFYLAAYLFGSIPFGLILAKVFAKVDIKSAGSGSIGATNVLRVVKQTNPSLAKKLGIATVILDALKGTAVLLVAMSLNTPIETLWAIAVLAVLGHCYSIYLGLEGGKGVATGLGVFVVLIPIPTLIGAIVWGFCAKVLKVSSLSSLLGLTGVVLSALIFNNGLEVGSNAPMYIIAFIIYYKHIPNIIRLVRGEEKKVI
- a CDS encoding DUF448 domain-containing protein, yielding MADLKRPLRMCIICRARLEKEKLLRLKCEDKKLIKYNNSGRSFYLCNSCIQEYVINQELNSKKEKKIEKALYAQCKNKDEYLVQLKEILTDVR